DNA from Equus asinus isolate D_3611 breed Donkey chromosome 17, EquAss-T2T_v2, whole genome shotgun sequence:
CATGGAGTGAGAAGTCTGGGATAGAACCCTGGCGCCATCTCACCctaggtgtgtgaccttgggcaagtcacttgacctctctttGTTGAAGGACtttatgctattatttttttgtaaTCCTCCCAACAAACCTTGAAGAAGCTATTAAtgtcctcattttgcagaggaaggaaaaaaatgatactcGCCTCACAGGATGGTTGGTAGGATTAAATGAAGCCAAGTAGGTAAGGGCAGCGCCCTACACAGGGCACGTGCTCGGGAGATGGAAGTTCACTTGAAAGATTTGCTGCTTGGGACTTGATGAAGGCTGTCTATTATCATTTTCCCACTTAATCCTCAAGAcaactcattttacagaagaaataggCTCAGAGAGAAGAGTGACTTGCCCTAGTCCAGGATTCGAATGCAGGTCAGGGCACCCACATCCTTGCTCAGTCTCCCCACTAAAGCTCAGTGGGGACCTAACTTCTCCCCTCTGTGCCTTCCCCACCAGGCTGGGAGTTCTGGTGGGCAGGTCTGCAGGTGCCCTGCAACCAGGTGGGGGTGGAGTACACAAGAGGTACATGGGTGCAGACTGGATGGGACGTGGAGCCATCAAATGGAGTCCTATGTGGCAGGAGGCACAGTATGACACAGGGCCTGGGGGACCAATGGAGGAACACGTGGCAGGGGTGGAGCTCTCACCACTGCAGGAGAAGCCATCCCGATGCAGCTCATAGCCCTGGTGACAGCGACACAGGAAGGTCCCATAGGAGTTGAAGCAGCGCTGCTCACATGGAGCCCCCATGTCACATTCGTTCACATCTAGGAGTGCCAGGAAAAACAGGGGAGGGGTGAAAGCCAAGGAGCAGCCCAGAGCCCCTGCTTCACCTGGGCTGCTCGGGAAGGGAGCTCCTCCACCCCACGCCACCCTGCCCAGGACCCAGGAGCCTGGCCCGGCCCAGCCTCACCCACACAGGAGCGGTTGTTAGGCCCCAGCTGGAAGCCCGGCTCGCACTGGCAGCGAAAGGAGCCAGGCAGGTTCACGCAGCGGTGCTGGCAGTAGCGGTAGCGGCACTCGTCTATATCTGggatggaggcagggaaggagggcagagggaagaggtcAGGTGGGGCTCAGGCCGGCTGGGACTCAAGGCCTCAACACACATAAACTTGTCTGTGTCTGAGGGCCTGGGCCAGGTCAGCCAGGACTCACACATACGCCCACACAGTCCTGTGTCTGGGGATTGGAAGGCAGGGGTGGCAGGGCACTGAGGTGAAGCCTGGGATGGGCTGGAATGGGGGTCGGGTGccaggggcacagagcagggactAGAGAGGCTGTCCCCCAGACTCACCCACACATTCGGGCCCAATCTTGCGGTAGCCATCAGGGCAGGTGCACTGGTAGGAGCCAGGTAGGTTATGGCACTCCTGGCTGGGACGGCAGTCATGCAGGTCCTGTGCACATTCGTCCACGTCTGCAGGAGACACCACTCAGCCCCCGCCTGGGAGCCTGTGCACCACCCAACATAACAGACACCTCAACAGGGAGGACACAGGTCAGGTACCACTCATGTGGGCATGTGGGTGACTGGCAGCCCCAAATTGGGAACACATGGAGTGGACCCTCCCAACAGCACACGTAACAGTCCACCAGCCTGGGAGCCAACGGGAAAGGCACCCCCTAAACTGTGAGACCCCACGCCAGAGAAGCATGGGAAATAAGGCCCTGCCCATATGCCCAGGAGCACTGATTCCAGGGCCTTCTCCAAGGCCCATGGCTCCCAGGAGCGGGGTCCAGATCACGAAgcgggcaggaggcagaggctgaGAGGCAGAGCTCTGGCAGTGTGTCTGCAGCTGTCGAGGGGAGGGTCCCAGGggctggctggggcaggggaaCAGGAGCTTGGGGCCACCTGTGACAGGCCTCACACCAAGTGAGTATCTGGATGAGGGTCTGGACATCATCCTAGTGGCCCTGATGAGGCTTTCGAGCAAGGGAGGAATGTGACGTCGGAGTTTTTAAGACACAGCGATAGACACTTGGCAGGAGGACCGGAAGCTTGGCACCAGGAGGACCCTCACTCACCCACACAGCTCTCTTGATCATCAGGCTCATAGCCTGCTAGGCAGGGGTTGGGGTGTTGAGCAGGGGGCACTGGTGGTGGGGGTCCCTCGCCATGCAGGTCGTTGATGACGGCGGCCGAGCGGGGCAGGCACAAGTAGCCCCCATAGTGGTTGATGCATTTCATCTCCCCTTTGCAGGCCTCGGGGATGGTCAGGCACTCGTTGACATCTGCAGAGAGAGGCCTGCTGGGTACAGCCAGCCTCCTGGGCCGGCTAtggagggggtgggaggcaggagctCGGCTTGGCCTTCtctaagctgtgtgacctcagcagGGCCTGCTTTCTCTACTCAACAGCTAAGGCTGCCTGCCCAggacccctccccagggcctgccAGGGCTGATGGTGGAACAGGTGTTCCCACAGTCACCCCCATTCTCTTGCCCCCAAGAAGATCTCTATCCCTCCCCAAAACCCTGGCCCTGGCTCAGCCTGGCTCTTGAGTGAAGCGCAGGCCTCCTTACCCACACCCCCCAGGACACTGCCCTCCAGGGACAAGATGGGACAAAGCTGGATAGGAGAGTGGTTAGAGAAGGTGTCCAGGACCCAGCTTCCTTGGGCAGTGCCCTGTTGCTCTCTTGCCTAttgaggggtgggggcagggtgtcCTGGGTTTCTCTGAGAGGGAGGGGCCCGGATGGCTCCTCCACCCCTAGCTGAGCTGGTCCCCAGAGAACCAGAGCTGGCCTCAGCCAAGCAGAGCTGCTCAGAGGACAGGCCATTGGGCTCCTACTGCAGCTCCTGGAGCTGGGGTTGCAGTCCCCTTCCTGGTTTCTGGGGGTGGGTCAGTCCCCCAGGCACACTCACCCCGGCAGTGCTGGCTGTCCGGGTCCCACTCATAACCATCTGTGCATTCCTACAAGGGGACCAGAGGTGCCGTGGTCACCCTCGTCCCCTCCAGCTGACCAGGCCAAGACCAGGGCCCGAGCCTGGCCACCCTCCCGGCCTGCTCCAAACAATGGCCCCAGCTGCTCCACCAACCAGGGGAGGGGAGACTCTTCCCCAGCAGCAGCCACCCCAGGATCCTGATCTCTGTGTCCctacccagcccagcccaggccagtGGCCCCGTCCCGTCCCCACCGTGTAGCTGTCAGGCTCCTCGGAATCCTGGGGAGACGCTGCCCCCAAGAGCAACAGCAGCAGTGCCCAGAGCAGTAGAGACCCGGGAAGGCACGAGGCGAAGGGGAGCAtcctggggctgggaggtggtGGGCAGGGGTCAGGGCGCCTCTGCCACGGCACCCCCCCATCCCCTGTCCCAGGACCCGGAGCCCTGGCCCCAGCCGCCTCCCCCTTGGGCCCGTGCCTGGGGCTCCGGAGCCTCCCAGGGCCGAAGGCCGACTCCTTGCGCaggccgggggccgggggccggggcccacccgcccggggccgccccgcccccgcccggtcCCCCAGCGCCGCGGGCCCAGGAGCGCGGGCCTCTCGGCTCCTCGCTGACGCCGACTCGGCCGAGACTCCGGCTCGCGCCCTCCCCCACGGACGGCCACTCACTTGAGCCCGCGACGCCCCCGCGGCCCGCGGCTCCGGCGGCTCGGCTGGTTCGGGCAGTGCCTGCGGGCAGACGGACGGGCGGACGGCGCAGCTCCCTGGACGCGCGGCCCCAGGAAgcgccccccgcccgcccgcccgccgcggcGCGGCCCACCCCGGCGCCTCCGCCCGCCCCTCGGCGGATTCCTGAGCCCGCGCCAGGGGGAGGGACCCCGACCCCCCGCTTCTCCGCCCCCGGCCGGCCGCAGGCCCCCACCCGGTCCCCCGCGGCGCCGCCCGGAGCCGCCTCCCGGCGCCGGGCCAGGGTCCTCCAGCGCTCGATCCTGGGGGCATTGGTCCTGATGCCAGGCCCGCAGACTCACCTGGGAGCCCCCAGGCCCTCACTTTGAGCACCCCAGAATGTCATCCTGCACACCTAGACCCTATTAGTCTGAATCCCCAGAATCTCATGCTATGCACCCACATCTTCATGCTGGGGCCCCCAGACTCTTTCTGCGCCTCCCAGAATGTTATCCTGGACACCCAGACCCCACCTAATTCGGGGCTTCCAGATCCTCACTATGACGCCCtccagaattttattttgtgcaCCGAGAAAGTCACTCTGGAAATACCAAAACTTCATCCGGGGTCCCCAGACCCTCGCCTGAGGACGAGACGCTCCCTGGCCCAGAACTGTCCATCTCTGTCCTTCTCCCCTCCATCCCCAGAGCTGTCTTCAGCCAGGTGGTCCCTTCACTCCAGGACAGCCTCCCTCGAGCTCTCCGATTGCGAGATTACAACAgtttgggggcgggggcggcaggCCCCTTTTGGCCCAGAATGAATGGAAGCCCCTGAGAAGGCGGACAGGGCTGATGGGGCTCGGGCGTGCAGGACGCCAGGGTCCGACGCCAGCACTTTCCCGGCGCTCCTGCCACCCGcggcccccctcctcccccgggGTTTCTGCCTCCTCCCGCAAGCGGAGGGCGCGCCCTTTGGGGAGGAGTTTGGGCGGAGCTGGCTCCCAGGAAGGGGCGGGGCCTCTCCCTGCCCACGTCTCAGGGCGGGGCCAGACGGGAAAGGGCCGCGTGTCCAGGGCTCTCCGTCTGGGGGCAGATGGCGTGCGGGAACTGCCGAgccctcccttccctttccaCCCGTGTTTACCCTCAAGATCAACCCCAACGCAGCCCCGCCCGGGGCTGGGGAATGCCAAGGACGGGACGTGGGATGGGTCCCGAGGTGAGCCCTTGGGGTTCAGGGTGAACTGGAGAGCGCCTCCTCCACCCCCGAATCCTTTCCAGCCACAGGGGCTAGGAGGCTAAAAATAATAACTCTTTATagtcaaaaagacagacaataacaagtgttggcgaggatatggagaaattggaaccctcatacactgtgggtggcaatgtaagatggtgcagccCGCTTTGGCAAATAGTCTGGCAGGTCCTCAAATGTTACCACATGACGCAGCAATTTCACGCCTAGGTATGTACCCAGgggaattgaaaacatatgtccacacaaaatatCTGGAcacaatgttcatagcaacactatTCATAAAAACCAAAATGTAGAGACAATCTAATGTCCGgcatgatgaatggataaacaaaatgtgggaatACACTGGAGTATTatacagctgtaaaaaagaacgaAGTACTGGTATGTCCTAcagtatggatgaatcttgaaaatataacactaggtgaaagaagccagacacaaaaggccacatattccACTTATGTGACACATCCAGAATAGGTGAATCTGAGGGCAACCCAGATCAGTGATTGCAGGGCGAAGGGGCACCacggagtgactgctaatgggtgtggggtttcttttggcGGTTTCACGAAAacgttctgaaattagatagtggcaatggttgcacaattatgcaaatacactaaaaaccaccgAATTGTACATtctaaaagggtaaattttatggtgtgtgaattacacctcaataaagccgCTATCAaaaaaataaggggctggccccgtggccgagtggttaaagttccgcctGCTCGGCTTCGGTGGCCGGGGTTcgtgagttcggatcctgggtgcaaacctactctgctcatcagccatccTATGGAGGCATcctacaaacaaaaaaatagaggaagattggcacagatgttagctcagggctaatcttcctcacaaaaaaagaaaaaaatgataataaaaatattagctcTTGATTATCAGGATCTAACCATTCCAGGCACCGGTGTGCACCTCACGCAATCCTCCTGCCAAGTGCGGGAAGGGGTGCCGTGAacaccccatttcacagatgacagAAGCTGAGATTTGTCCAGGCAGAGGCAGAGTGGGAAGgacaggatttgaactcaagtctcTCTGCCTCCAAGACTCTCTGGGTTCTTTGTCCCCACAGTAGAGCATTAAGGACCCCCCATttgaacacctactctgtgccagccaGGGTCGTAGGTGCTCCACAAAGTGTCGTTCCACTCAAAGGAATTGTCACTGCCACTCAGAGATGAGGACGGGAGGCCCAGAGGGGAATGACTGGGTGCGCAGTTGGCAACTCGGACTTGGACCCGAGCCTCATCTTTGCACTATTAGGCCTGGGCGTGCCTGCCACTCGGAGTTGCCTCCTTGGAATGCCTCTTCTGACCTCTGGGACCCTAACGACTTTCGCTGCCCTCATCCCCTCTGCACCGGGTCACAAGGCCTTATCTTGCTTGGTGTCCCTCTCCTACCCGGTCGTGAGCTCCTTTCAGTCCACAGCCCAGCCTTCCCTGGGCGCCAGCCAGGAGCTTCagatgagcaaatgaatgaacaaatgagtgagcGAGTGGGGAAATTCAtgcagtcattcaacaaatgtttactgagtggcCACCATtgaccaggctctgtgctaggcaccgGGGACACAGCACTAATTGAAAAAACACCCAGATCTCCTGGCCTCGTGGAGCTCACATtcaagggagggaaggaaatgatcaaagaaggccacccacccccacacctcagtccctcctcccccaaatttCCACAACTCCCCCACCACAAGAGTCAGGTTTTATGACACCCCCTTTGGTGCCCACACGGGCTTACCCTCTGGGGTAACGGAGGGGGCGCAGCAAGATGAGGCCTCACAGCTTTGGGAAGATTCctgatgaatgaagaaatgaggtAGTgagtacatgaatgaatgaaccccaGGATCagagccctcctcccttcccctctcccatccccaagGAACCCCTAGAAAGCCAGCTTCTTCTCATTCATCTCTGGCCTTGGGTGCTAGTTCCCAGCCTGGGGGGCCTAGCTCCCAGCCTGGAGGCACATAAGGGAGATCCCCAGCCCAAGGACCCATTAGAACCAAGGCAACAGTAATGGGTGTTAACACCCCTGCCCAGCCCTTGGCCTCACGGGCTTTGGCCTTGCTCTGCCTGAGATGCCAACCCTGCTATCTTTCTGCCCCCTCAGGCCCACCTAGACCCCTCATCCACACTCCCAGACTGtgacaggaagaaggaacaggagGCAGTAGCTGCCACTTGCTGTCCCTTGGGCCCTGCACTTTCCTGTTTAAAACCCGTGATGACCAAttgttcagtcaacaaacattcatCGAGCCTGCTCTGTGCTGGCTCCGTCctgggcactgaggacacagGGCATCAGACGCCTCTGCTGTGGGTGGGAGGCAGATGCCCAGCTGGCACAGGCACAGCAGGGACTCAAGGGGCTGCAGGTGACAGCAGAGGATGGGGagcagggaaggcttcttggaggtgACCCTTGAGCTGACTGAGCTTCGCAGGATGAGCAAGAGTGCTTCCCCAGGGGGCAGTGAGCACCTTCCATCCTTGCCCAGTCATTAGGGGCATGTGGTTCCCGTAGCCCCCTGGGCTTCCTGCTCATGGCACTGATGGCCCTATATTGTCACTGCCCACTTAGGATCTGTCTCCTTAAGGACAGACCCATCTCTGCATCCCTACAATTGCCCAGAACAGGGTGGGCAGAGAGCCTCTGTTGAATAGAGAGAGGTGGAGTGGAGAGCCAGCAGGCCAAGGGCCAGGCAAGGACAACCACCTGAAAGCCTCTTGTGCTTGAGGGGTCCAACCCCTCCCAGCCTAGTTTCCCCTGTGTGGTGGTTTCTCCAGCTCCGCCCTCTCAGCCCCTCCAGCTTGGTCTGCACAGCTTCCTGCCCCTGGCACTCTCGTCTGCGGCGCCATGGCCCAAACTGTccacctctcctgcctcctggccctgtTGGTGGCAGGTCTGGCTGAAGGCTTCAATGGCTCCCCCGGGGGCCAGGTAAGTACCCCCAACCTGCACCCCAtccccttccctctgcaggctccATGCCTCGGGCTCACCCCTTCAGGAAACTGCCTTGTTCCCATTTCCCAGAGGGAGAGACTGAGACTAGAGAGGTGATGAGTCCACGCTCACCCAGGGAGACAGAGCGGGATTAACGGGCTGATCCCCTAGCCCAGTCTGCCTGGCTGGGAGCTGAGGTGTGGTTCCGGCAATGACTCCTCGCCTACCTCCCCCACACCACCCTTGGTTCCTTCCAGGACCCAGGGCCCCGGCCGCTGGAGCTGAAAGAGGTCTTCATGTTATTCCAGATCCAGTACAACCGGAGTTACTCGAGCCCAGCAGGTATCACCAGACATGTGTATCTCCAGTCCAATCCCCCTTCTCCCAtttaacagaggagaaaatcaagGCTCATGGTGGGGAGTGCGCAGGACAGTGGCAGGACTGGGGTGTACTCCCTGGTTCCCAAATGCAGAACTGGGGACAGGATTTCTTTGCTATGAACCTGGAAGGAGGTGGCAGCTGTTGGGGGTCTGCCCAGTCCTAGAGGATTCTTCCCTCCATAGCCACTTTCCTGTGAGCCGGGCAGCAGGCAGACCACCATCTAGTCATGACTTCATGCAGCAGACACCCAAGGATACCTACCCATTTTGTCCCCAAGCTGGGGACTCCCTCACCACCCCCAGGAGTTGCCAGCACTGctccttctccctctgtgtctcATCTCCCCTAGGGGCATGGTCTAGGGTTGCCCTTCAGCCCAAGCTGCTTGGGCCATGGCCCTGTACCCCATCCTCA
Protein-coding regions in this window:
- the EFEMP2 gene encoding EGF-containing fibulin-like extracellular matrix protein 2 isoform X2; its protein translation is MLPFASCLPGSLLLWALLLLLLGAASPQDSEEPDSYTECTDGYEWDPDSQHCRDVNECLTIPEACKGEMKCINHYGGYLCLPRSAAVINDLHGEGPPPPVPPAQHPNPCLAGYEPDDQESCVDVDECAQDLHDCRPSQECHNLPGSYQCTCPDGYRKIGPECVDIDECRYRYCQHRCVNLPGSFRCQCEPGFQLGPNNRSCVDVNECDMGAPCEQRCFNSYGTFLCRCHQGYELHRDGFSCSDIDECSYSSYLCQYRCVNEPGRFSCHCPQGYQLLATRLCQDIDECESGAHQCSEAQTCVNFHGGYRCVDTNRCVEPYVQVSDNRCLCPASNPLCREQPSSIVHRYMSITSERSVPADVFQIQATSVYPGAYNAFQIRAGNSQGDFYIRQINNVSAMLVLARPVTGPREYVLDLEMVTMNSLMSYRASSVLRLTVFVGAYTF
- the EFEMP2 gene encoding EGF-containing fibulin-like extracellular matrix protein 2 isoform X1, coding for MPPGSSAGGPWPGAGRRLRAAPRGTGWGPAAGRGRRSGGSGSLPLARAQESAEGRAEAPGWAAPRRAGGRGALPGAARPGSCAVRPSVCPQALPEPAEPPEPRAAGASRAQECTDGYEWDPDSQHCRDVNECLTIPEACKGEMKCINHYGGYLCLPRSAAVINDLHGEGPPPPVPPAQHPNPCLAGYEPDDQESCVDVDECAQDLHDCRPSQECHNLPGSYQCTCPDGYRKIGPECVDIDECRYRYCQHRCVNLPGSFRCQCEPGFQLGPNNRSCVDVNECDMGAPCEQRCFNSYGTFLCRCHQGYELHRDGFSCSDIDECSYSSYLCQYRCVNEPGRFSCHCPQGYQLLATRLCQDIDECESGAHQCSEAQTCVNFHGGYRCVDTNRCVEPYVQVSDNRCLCPASNPLCREQPSSIVHRYMSITSERSVPADVFQIQATSVYPGAYNAFQIRAGNSQGDFYIRQINNVSAMLVLARPVTGPREYVLDLEMVTMNSLMSYRASSVLRLTVFVGAYTF